In one Brevibacterium sp. CBA3109 genomic region, the following are encoded:
- a CDS encoding TAXI family TRAP transporter solute-binding subunit, with translation MTVAFQKGVIRTFIVVPQLIRGLCTGGVVVWFLVRRRERLHFFLESCGRARPDSVLCCIYYLNDNNLGSYILQYVSAERSCLQFCGFVRATENDTVIHADVEGRTMKFRALLASLLALTLALSACTPPTKTVNGIRDPLVFATYGTGTSTYADLAAVTDAVSTDTEARLRIITSDTAIGRLAPMKAGIAQMGRLGDEYIFGFEGQNEFASENWGPQDLRVVWAPLSPHSLLTRKSDQIKTPADLKGRKIPNVTANPSVNGKIEAYLAYAGLTLDDVELVDVAYSEQPAALESGQIDALYQQVYGSSLFELESKFDVSWIELDPKDKAGIERVHELAPQLNILPFEDAPGQEDGTSTHGFVYTLPISTYADASEDEVYKLVSSMASTFPKFESSTLNTPRWNPDDVETMPRVIPFHPGTIAWLKENGQWTDEAQKRNDELIERGEQLRTEWNKFMDTKPKKDDIPEKWSAWKGSADL, from the coding sequence ATGACGGTGGCTTTCCAGAAAGGGGTGATTCGGACGTTCATTGTCGTTCCTCAGCTGATTCGCGGCCTGTGCACTGGCGGTGTCGTGGTGTGGTTTTTGGTCCGTCGGCGCGAACGTCTGCACTTCTTCCTTGAAAGTTGCGGACGTGCCCGGCCGGATAGTGTGCTTTGTTGCATATATTACCTAAATGACAATAATCTAGGTTCATATATTCTGCAATACGTGTCAGCGGAACGTTCGTGCCTGCAATTCTGCGGCTTCGTTCGTGCCACTGAGAACGACACCGTGATCCATGCCGATGTGGAAGGCCGAACAATGAAGTTTCGCGCATTACTCGCAAGTCTCCTCGCTCTTACGCTGGCCCTGAGCGCCTGCACACCGCCGACCAAGACGGTGAATGGGATTCGAGATCCGTTGGTCTTCGCCACTTATGGCACTGGAACGTCGACCTATGCGGACTTGGCTGCAGTCACTGATGCGGTGTCGACCGATACCGAGGCTCGACTGCGCATCATCACGTCGGACACCGCTATCGGCCGACTGGCACCGATGAAAGCAGGAATCGCCCAGATGGGTCGACTCGGTGATGAGTACATCTTCGGCTTTGAAGGTCAGAACGAGTTCGCAAGCGAGAACTGGGGGCCACAGGACCTTCGGGTTGTCTGGGCGCCGCTGTCGCCGCACTCGCTGCTGACGCGAAAATCCGACCAGATAAAGACCCCCGCCGATCTCAAGGGCAGGAAGATCCCCAATGTCACGGCAAACCCCTCGGTGAACGGGAAGATCGAGGCTTATCTCGCGTATGCGGGTCTGACCTTGGACGATGTGGAACTCGTCGACGTTGCGTATTCGGAGCAGCCGGCGGCGCTTGAGTCCGGGCAGATCGACGCTCTCTATCAGCAGGTCTATGGGTCATCGCTCTTCGAGCTCGAGTCGAAGTTCGACGTCAGCTGGATTGAACTCGATCCCAAAGACAAAGCGGGAATCGAGCGAGTGCACGAGCTGGCACCACAACTCAATATCCTGCCGTTCGAAGATGCCCCAGGGCAAGAAGACGGCACCAGCACACATGGTTTCGTCTACACGTTGCCGATATCCACGTATGCAGATGCTTCTGAGGACGAGGTGTACAAGCTGGTGAGCTCGATGGCATCGACGTTCCCGAAGTTCGAATCGTCAACTCTCAATACGCCGCGGTGGAATCCCGACGATGTTGAGACCATGCCTCGAGTCATTCCCTTCCACCCGGGCACAATCGCTTGGCTCAAGGAGAATGGTCAGTGGACGGACGAGGCGCAGAAGCGCAACGACGAGCTGATCGAACGAGGTGAGCAGCTTCGCACAGAATGGAATAAGTTCATGGATACCAAACCGAAGAAGGACGACATTCCCGAGAAATGGAGCGCGTGGAAGGGCTCGGCCGATCTGTAG
- a CDS encoding LysR family transcriptional regulator, translated as MEVQQARVFMALAEELHFGRAAQRLGMGQSLLSRMIRQLEDELGATLFQRTTRNVRLAPAGLALFEPARQMIGLQRVAIDSVKRAAAGEVGQLDFGFARSSSRGIAASLVAAAYEDHPGITFGIESNVFADEGLTRLADGSLDLALVRWTRQPPTIAGRAVLIEHPVVTLPDSHRLARRKLLRVDELANEDLLSLPANPNSTLRETTNRLCHNAGFSPRVILELPDAQTISALIAAGMGLTITFDSVATSMREPGTVTIPLDVVGEASVVYLAHLRTHGSASLSAVLAIAETVLPTVSSTSERT; from the coding sequence GTGGAAGTTCAACAGGCGCGCGTGTTCATGGCTCTCGCGGAGGAGCTGCATTTCGGCCGCGCTGCGCAACGTCTGGGAATGGGGCAGTCGCTGTTGAGTCGGATGATTCGGCAACTCGAAGATGAGCTCGGCGCCACACTGTTCCAGCGGACTACTCGCAACGTGCGCCTTGCGCCGGCCGGGTTGGCGCTTTTCGAGCCAGCTCGACAGATGATCGGTCTGCAGCGGGTGGCGATCGATTCGGTGAAGCGCGCGGCGGCTGGAGAAGTTGGGCAATTGGACTTTGGGTTTGCCCGCTCGTCGTCGCGTGGAATTGCTGCATCATTGGTGGCGGCGGCCTATGAAGACCATCCCGGCATCACGTTCGGCATCGAGTCAAATGTCTTCGCCGACGAGGGACTGACCCGGTTGGCTGATGGGAGTCTCGATCTTGCTCTTGTGAGGTGGACACGGCAACCGCCGACGATTGCGGGACGGGCTGTGCTGATCGAACACCCCGTCGTCACCCTGCCTGACTCGCATCGTCTTGCCCGGAGGAAACTCCTTCGCGTCGACGAACTGGCCAATGAGGACCTGCTCTCCCTTCCGGCGAACCCGAACTCGACGCTTCGCGAGACGACTAACCGACTGTGCCATAACGCAGGCTTTTCGCCTCGAGTGATTCTGGAGCTTCCTGACGCGCAGACGATCTCTGCGCTGATCGCAGCGGGCATGGGACTGACGATCACCTTTGACTCGGTTGCAACATCCATGCGCGAACCCGGCACTGTGACAATTCCGCTCGACGTTGTGGGCGAGGCGTCGGTGGTGTACCTTGCACATCTGCGGACTCATGGAAGTGCGTCCTTGTCTGCCGTGTTGGCAATTGCTGAGACCGTTCTGCCGACGGTGAGCAGTACCAGTGAAAGAACTTGA
- a CDS encoding BCCT family transporter: protein MTGSADVDADGDPEPRSGEASETKLSHRIDLPVAGTSVGILAAFVALALIIPDTMSSWVGTAFTACANIFGMYWQILLLATFLIALVLIFTPWAKARLGNQARPDFKRFSWVAMIMTTLLAAGGVFWAAAEPMYHYATTPPHFTDDGGSAVDAVAAALATSFIDWGFLAWAILGSLGAIVMMRAAEKGMPLRPRSLLYPVLGKRAATGPIAAIVDVVCVISVAAGTIGPVGFLGMQVSYGLHSLFGIPDVYGVQLVVIAVLTAIAGVSVFSGVSRGIRFLSSANVWIALALMAAVLALGSAWFVIKSYFSGFALYMTDFFSMTLYRGDTEWLSGWTVFFFGWFLGYAPLMAIFVARISKGRTVRDLLISTTVLPPIATTFWFAVLGGTGIFLEQKSAGSISGPLSDGGLPAAVMAISDNLPLSLIISIGFLILTMTFVATTTDSMSFAMSQSCMTSGEPSPKLRATWALLIGVTAAVLISLGDGGVDALQSAIVITAVPVGFVMLPSLFAAPVYVRQMAKEQNLV, encoded by the coding sequence ATGACGGGCAGCGCCGATGTCGACGCGGACGGGGACCCCGAACCGAGGTCGGGCGAGGCGTCTGAAACAAAATTGAGTCACCGCATCGACCTGCCGGTGGCTGGCACCAGCGTCGGCATCCTTGCCGCCTTCGTCGCACTCGCCCTCATCATTCCCGACACGATGTCCTCGTGGGTCGGGACCGCATTCACCGCCTGCGCGAACATCTTCGGCATGTACTGGCAGATTCTCCTGCTGGCCACGTTCCTCATCGCACTCGTCCTCATCTTCACCCCATGGGCCAAGGCACGGCTGGGCAACCAGGCACGCCCGGACTTCAAGCGCTTCAGCTGGGTCGCCATGATCATGACGACTCTGCTCGCTGCAGGAGGAGTATTCTGGGCGGCGGCAGAGCCGATGTATCACTATGCGACGACTCCGCCGCACTTCACCGACGACGGAGGCAGCGCCGTCGATGCGGTGGCTGCCGCTCTGGCCACGAGCTTCATCGACTGGGGCTTCCTCGCTTGGGCGATCCTCGGCTCACTCGGCGCCATCGTGATGATGCGCGCGGCAGAGAAGGGCATGCCCCTGCGGCCACGCAGTCTCCTGTACCCGGTGCTGGGCAAGCGCGCTGCCACCGGACCGATCGCCGCAATCGTCGACGTCGTGTGTGTCATCTCGGTGGCCGCGGGAACGATCGGGCCGGTCGGATTCCTCGGCATGCAGGTCTCCTATGGACTCCACTCCCTGTTCGGCATCCCTGATGTCTATGGCGTGCAGCTCGTCGTGATCGCAGTGCTCACCGCCATCGCCGGCGTCAGCGTCTTCTCCGGTGTCAGCCGAGGAATCCGCTTCCTCAGCAGCGCTAACGTCTGGATTGCCTTGGCGCTCATGGCCGCGGTGCTCGCGCTGGGCTCGGCATGGTTTGTGATCAAGAGCTACTTCAGCGGCTTCGCCTTGTACATGACCGACTTCTTCAGCATGACGCTCTACCGCGGTGACACCGAATGGCTCTCGGGCTGGACAGTGTTCTTCTTCGGTTGGTTCCTCGGCTATGCCCCGCTGATGGCGATCTTCGTCGCCCGCATCTCGAAGGGACGAACCGTGCGGGACCTGCTCATCAGCACCACTGTGCTGCCTCCCATCGCCACGACATTCTGGTTCGCTGTTCTCGGTGGCACCGGCATCTTCCTCGAACAGAAATCCGCTGGATCCATCTCCGGACCGCTGTCGGATGGGGGACTGCCGGCCGCTGTCATGGCCATCAGTGACAATCTTCCGTTGTCGCTGATCATCAGCATCGGTTTCCTGATTCTCACCATGACCTTCGTAGCCACGACCACGGACTCCATGTCGTTCGCGATGTCGCAGTCGTGCATGACCAGCGGTGAACCCTCGCCGAAGCTGCGGGCCACATGGGCTCTGCTCATCGGTGTCACCGCTGCCGTGCTCATCAGTTTGGGAGATGGCGGGGTCGACGCACTGCAGTCCGCGATCGTCATCACCGCAGTGCCGGTGGGCTTCGTCATGCTGCCCTCGCTGTTCGCAGCGCCGGTCTATGTCAGGCAGATGGCCAAGGAACAGAACCTGGTCTGA
- a CDS encoding DeoR/GlpR family DNA-binding transcription regulator, which yields MAIRTRTQKRRDDIQSLLATGSWTIGRLATELNTSESTIRRDLREMSVTGEVIRTIGGATAAGYIEPPLGQRMEANAEAKDTIATAAMDYLGDQSVRTVFLDAGSTTVRVAQRIRERQDLTVYTRGLEVAQTLAHPTGPEVIMVGGRVSAKSHGTTGAFSDHALSRIHVDLALLGADAVDTTRGLGEPTLDEARTKELISDHARMVVVLADSSKAARQVAAWAPLPNGWVWIDEHGPHTQR from the coding sequence ATGGCAATCCGCACCCGAACGCAGAAGCGTCGTGATGACATCCAGTCGCTGCTGGCGACCGGTTCGTGGACCATCGGCCGCTTGGCAACCGAGCTGAACACCTCGGAGTCGACGATCCGACGGGACCTGCGCGAGATGTCGGTCACGGGCGAAGTCATCCGCACGATCGGCGGTGCCACCGCCGCCGGCTACATCGAACCTCCGCTGGGTCAGCGCATGGAGGCCAACGCCGAGGCCAAGGACACAATTGCCACGGCCGCGATGGACTACCTCGGCGATCAGAGCGTGCGCACCGTTTTCCTCGATGCCGGGTCGACCACGGTCCGGGTGGCCCAGCGCATCCGTGAACGACAGGATCTCACTGTCTACACGCGCGGACTCGAGGTCGCCCAGACGCTGGCCCATCCGACCGGTCCTGAAGTGATCATGGTCGGGGGCCGCGTCTCAGCCAAGTCCCATGGGACGACCGGGGCCTTCAGCGATCATGCTCTCAGCCGGATCCACGTCGATCTGGCCCTGTTGGGGGCTGACGCGGTGGATACGACGAGGGGTCTGGGCGAGCCGACCTTGGACGAGGCTCGGACCAAGGAGCTCATCTCCGACCATGCTCGCATGGTCGTCGTCCTCGCCGACAGCTCCAAGGCGGCCCGCCAGGTGGCTGCGTGGGCGCCGTTGCCCAACGGCTGGGTGTGGATCGATGAGCACGGACCCCACACACAGCGTTGA
- the pdxA gene encoding 4-hydroxythreonine-4-phosphate dehydrogenase PdxA produces MTAPVLAMTVGDPVGIGPEITATVLAEFSGRDDQHGVAVADLAVMTRAVDVLGLDVELRPITDWSTPSAGQGVIDVFDIGVLGDDLPDWGVVDARAGQAAVTAIEVATKAAMDREIAGIVTGPINKEAVWKSGSAHLGHTEMLGELTGVTKQDTMFVVENTKVPEHKLQIFFATRHMSLRKAIDALTVDTQVDSIERAHRALQLYGVASPRLAVAALNPHGGENGAFGDEEIEILSPAVERVVDSGLEVAGPIPADSVFHQGLSGRFDGILSQYHDQGHIASKTFDFDGTISVTVGLPILRTSVDHGTAFDIAGQGIADAGTMRSAYTAAIGYAPFVDGIRAEYLPK; encoded by the coding sequence ATGACCGCACCCGTACTCGCCATGACCGTGGGCGACCCGGTGGGCATCGGCCCCGAGATCACCGCGACGGTGCTCGCCGAGTTCTCCGGTCGCGACGACCAGCACGGTGTCGCCGTGGCCGACTTGGCCGTGATGACGCGGGCCGTTGACGTACTCGGCCTTGACGTCGAGCTGCGGCCGATCACCGACTGGTCGACGCCGTCCGCCGGGCAGGGTGTCATCGACGTCTTCGACATCGGAGTGCTCGGCGACGATCTGCCCGACTGGGGTGTCGTCGATGCCCGCGCCGGCCAGGCCGCCGTGACCGCGATCGAGGTCGCCACCAAGGCCGCGATGGACCGTGAGATCGCCGGCATCGTCACCGGCCCCATCAACAAGGAAGCCGTCTGGAAGTCGGGGTCTGCTCACCTGGGCCACACGGAGATGCTCGGCGAACTCACCGGCGTGACCAAGCAGGACACGATGTTCGTCGTCGAGAACACGAAGGTCCCCGAGCACAAGCTCCAGATCTTCTTCGCCACTCGCCACATGTCGCTGCGCAAGGCCATCGACGCACTCACCGTCGACACTCAGGTCGATTCGATCGAACGCGCACACCGTGCCCTGCAGCTCTACGGTGTGGCCTCGCCGAGGTTGGCCGTCGCCGCGCTCAACCCACACGGCGGGGAGAACGGTGCCTTCGGCGACGAGGAGATCGAGATCCTGTCTCCCGCTGTGGAGCGCGTCGTCGACTCCGGTCTCGAGGTCGCCGGGCCGATCCCAGCCGACTCGGTGTTCCACCAGGGACTGTCCGGCCGCTTCGACGGGATCCTCTCCCAGTACCACGACCAGGGTCACATCGCCTCGAAGACCTTCGACTTCGATGGCACGATCTCCGTCACCGTCGGGCTGCCGATCCTGCGCACCTCGGTCGATCACGGAACCGCCTTCGACATCGCAGGCCAGGGCATTGCCGATGCCGGCACCATGCGCTCGGCCTATACCGCAGCCATCGGCTACGCACCATTCGTCGACGGCATCCGCGCGGAGTACCTGCCGAAGTAG
- a CDS encoding four-carbon acid sugar kinase family protein — MSQQNSAADPGLPQSGPRILILADDLTGGNACGALFAEAGLRTMTITGTGGSDSVSLDGMLDDYDTVVVNANSRHMDPAEAASLTDALVRIAGPVDLVSCRIDTTLRGNVGPTAEAALRARQSLASESGPSRVMGLCLPAFPSSGRVTVGGRQLLNGQLLEHTELAHDVRSPMTTSVVEDILRLNTDLKCHTIELSTVLDGKHAIRADVVSAIAAGAEVIVADAMTNEHINLIAATVVDLSREVASTPAGAPGENARLHANLRHGERLEWVSIDPGPGSLALARALLPARETGIILGVSGSATEITRAQLAKLDDDPTITVLRTINDADALPDVAATVEQVRAVASAQLGSVQAIILATVVDASDLLELTDEQSEIIPRRLAQTTAEVMASPVPSVAGLYTTGGDVTAAVLREVDAIGMEIEAEIIPLAVGGRIVGGTAAGLPIVTKGGLIGDSDTTALCLDHLQKAARNGRS; from the coding sequence ATGAGCCAGCAGAACTCGGCCGCAGACCCCGGCTTGCCTCAGTCCGGCCCACGGATCCTCATCCTTGCCGACGACCTCACCGGCGGCAATGCCTGCGGTGCCCTCTTCGCCGAGGCAGGCCTGCGCACGATGACGATCACCGGCACGGGCGGCAGTGACTCGGTCAGCCTCGATGGGATGCTCGACGACTATGACACCGTCGTCGTCAACGCGAACTCCCGGCACATGGATCCCGCCGAAGCCGCCAGCCTCACCGATGCCCTCGTCCGCATCGCGGGGCCCGTCGATCTCGTGTCGTGTCGGATCGACACGACCCTGCGTGGCAATGTCGGCCCCACCGCCGAGGCGGCCCTGCGCGCCCGTCAATCCCTGGCGTCCGAATCAGGGCCGAGCCGAGTGATGGGGCTGTGCCTTCCCGCCTTCCCATCCTCCGGTCGGGTCACGGTCGGCGGGCGGCAGCTGCTCAACGGTCAGCTGCTCGAACACACGGAACTGGCCCATGACGTCCGCTCGCCCATGACCACCTCGGTCGTCGAGGACATTCTGCGTCTCAACACCGATCTCAAGTGTCACACCATCGAGCTTTCGACAGTGCTGGATGGCAAACACGCGATCCGCGCCGACGTTGTCAGCGCCATCGCAGCCGGCGCCGAGGTCATCGTCGCCGACGCCATGACGAATGAGCACATCAACCTCATCGCGGCCACCGTCGTCGACCTCAGCCGTGAGGTCGCGTCAACTCCCGCCGGTGCTCCTGGTGAGAATGCTCGCCTGCATGCGAATCTGCGCCACGGTGAGCGCCTCGAATGGGTGTCCATCGATCCCGGCCCGGGCAGTCTGGCCCTGGCTCGGGCGCTCCTGCCGGCTCGCGAGACCGGGATCATCCTCGGGGTCTCCGGTTCGGCGACCGAGATCACTCGGGCGCAGCTGGCCAAACTCGACGACGATCCCACGATCACGGTGCTGCGAACCATCAACGATGCCGACGCCCTGCCCGATGTCGCCGCCACGGTCGAGCAGGTCCGCGCAGTCGCCTCGGCGCAGCTCGGATCGGTGCAGGCGATCATTCTCGCCACCGTCGTCGATGCCTCCGATCTCCTCGAGCTCACCGACGAGCAGTCCGAGATCATCCCACGCAGGCTGGCCCAGACCACCGCCGAGGTGATGGCTTCGCCCGTCCCCTCCGTCGCGGGCCTCTACACGACCGGCGGTGATGTCACGGCAGCGGTGCTGCGAGAGGTCGATGCCATCGGCATGGAGATCGAGGCCGAGATCATCCCCCTGGCAGTCGGCGGTCGCATCGTCGGCGGAACGGCAGCAGGCCTGCCGATCGTGACCAAGGGCGGGCTCATCGGGGACTCAGACACGACGGCACTGTGCTTGGACCACCTCCAAAAGGCCGCACGGAACGGGCGCTCATGA
- a CDS encoding GntP family permease, which produces MDLQLIVALVAGIATIVVIVLATRLDAFIALLLASVVTGIVAGQDLLSIVDSITTGFGDTLASIGIVIGLGVGIGKILEVSGAADSLARAFLSAFGKGREPWAMGTVGSLVSIPVFCDSGYVIMNPLARSIARVKRGGYVTLALALGCGMTLTHHMVPPTPGPLAATGILGADIGSVILAGVVFTICLLPVVVIYARWIGPKLEPVLNAAVKHDVYGSVTTASADVHSTSGSVDTLTGDASTADQSSATDNSPADAAGVAAGNDGSTSAKKPGAFLGFLPLVVPLLLIVANTVSTAIDKNAQGELSGDAYEPSAWVAPLAFLGNPVIALIIGLVLAVYTLLPRVTPRNKVQNWLADGAASAGLILLITGAGGSFGLVLRESGVGDALAEAIASISLPALLVPFLIASLVRLAQGSGTVAMITAASVTAPLVAPLGLSPLVAVMACTAGSMVFSYFNDSYFWVVTRFAGLDGIGAIKGWSGITTAVWICSLPLLFVLDLIV; this is translated from the coding sequence ATGGACCTGCAACTCATCGTGGCGCTTGTCGCCGGGATCGCGACGATCGTCGTCATCGTCTTGGCGACCCGACTCGACGCCTTCATCGCACTTCTCCTGGCATCGGTCGTCACCGGCATCGTCGCCGGTCAGGACCTGCTTTCAATCGTCGACTCCATCACCACCGGCTTCGGCGACACCCTGGCCAGCATCGGCATCGTCATCGGACTGGGCGTTGGAATCGGCAAGATCCTCGAAGTCTCCGGCGCCGCCGACTCCCTGGCCCGAGCCTTTTTGAGCGCCTTCGGCAAGGGTCGCGAACCTTGGGCCATGGGCACCGTCGGTTCGCTTGTCTCCATTCCGGTCTTCTGCGACTCCGGCTACGTCATCATGAATCCTCTGGCCCGCTCCATAGCTCGCGTGAAGAGGGGCGGCTACGTCACACTTGCACTCGCCCTGGGCTGCGGCATGACGCTGACCCACCACATGGTGCCACCGACTCCAGGCCCACTGGCCGCGACCGGGATCCTCGGCGCCGACATCGGCTCCGTCATCCTCGCCGGCGTTGTCTTCACCATCTGCCTCCTGCCCGTCGTCGTCATCTACGCCCGCTGGATCGGGCCGAAGCTCGAACCCGTCCTCAACGCGGCCGTCAAGCACGATGTCTACGGTTCGGTGACAACTGCCTCCGCGGATGTGCACTCGACCAGCGGCAGCGTCGATACCCTCACCGGCGATGCCTCCACCGCAGACCAAAGCTCTGCGACCGACAACTCGCCCGCCGACGCAGCCGGCGTCGCTGCCGGAAACGACGGATCCACCTCAGCGAAGAAGCCGGGTGCCTTCCTCGGATTCCTTCCGCTCGTCGTCCCACTTCTGCTCATCGTTGCCAACACCGTGTCCACCGCGATCGACAAGAACGCTCAGGGCGAACTGTCCGGCGACGCCTATGAGCCCTCGGCCTGGGTCGCCCCGCTGGCGTTCCTCGGCAATCCGGTCATCGCCCTCATCATCGGTCTCGTCCTCGCCGTCTACACGCTTCTGCCCCGCGTGACCCCACGCAACAAGGTGCAGAACTGGCTGGCCGACGGCGCAGCCTCCGCCGGGCTCATCCTGCTCATCACCGGAGCCGGCGGCAGCTTCGGCCTGGTACTGCGCGAATCGGGCGTCGGCGATGCTCTCGCCGAGGCGATCGCATCGATCAGCCTCCCGGCCCTCCTTGTGCCGTTCCTCATCGCCTCGCTCGTGCGCCTGGCTCAGGGTTCGGGAACCGTCGCGATGATCACCGCGGCTTCGGTCACCGCACCATTGGTCGCGCCCCTGGGTCTGAGCCCGCTCGTGGCAGTCATGGCCTGCACTGCAGGCTCGATGGTCTTCTCCTACTTCAACGACTCGTACTTCTGGGTCGTCACCCGGTTCGCCGGCCTCGACGGCATCGGTGCGATCAAGGGCTGGTCGGGCATCACAACGGCCGTCTGGATCTGTTCCCTTCCGCTCCTGTTCGTGCTCGACTTGATCGTATGA
- a CDS encoding heavy metal translocating P-type ATPase — protein sequence MEAQNEHQHRNGHVDVDGHAEHSGHEGHEGHEDHEGHGGHAGHGDHAAQFRRLFWIMLVMAIPVIVFSPMFGHLVGYEVPESGILGWLRWLSPILGTVMYFWGGRPFLAGGLSEMKDRNPGMMLLIALAITVAFLSSWGSSLGILDAELDFWWELALLVVIMLAGHWLEMRSLAQTSSALDSLAALLPDEAETIVDGEAVMVDPADLSLGDTVVVRPGSAVPADGRVIDGSASMDESMVTGESTTVRRSVGDTVVAGTVATDSGLRLEITATGDDTALAGIQKLVAEAQNSTSRAQRIADRASAWLFWFALGSAVITAIVWSLVGLPDSAVVRTITVLVIACPHALGLAIPLVVSIATERAARAGVLIKDRLALETMRSVDSVLFDKTGTLTKGEPTVTAVEVTTTNYTEDETLALAAAAEADSEHPLARAIVRAAQGRGLDIARGQGFSSSPAVGVKAEVDGAKVAVGGPNLLSEYDVGEAAIAEQWSEEGAIILHVLVDGDVIGALKLADEIRPESSRAVDALHQRGVQVVMITGDAEAVAQTVASELGIDRVFAGVHPADKAAKVAELQGEGRKVAMVGDGVNDAPALAAADVGIAIGAGTDVAIGSAGVILASDDPRSVLSVIELSRATYRKMKQNLWWAAGYNLISVPLAAGVLAPIGFVLPMSVGAILMSISTVVVALNAQLLRRLDLRPEASASAAR from the coding sequence ATGGAAGCACAGAACGAACATCAGCACCGCAATGGTCATGTGGACGTCGACGGTCACGCCGAGCACAGTGGCCACGAAGGCCACGAAGGCCACGAAGACCACGAAGGCCACGGCGGGCACGCGGGCCATGGCGACCATGCCGCTCAATTCCGTCGCCTGTTCTGGATCATGCTGGTCATGGCGATTCCGGTCATCGTCTTCAGTCCCATGTTCGGCCACCTCGTTGGTTATGAGGTTCCGGAGAGCGGCATCCTCGGCTGGCTGCGGTGGCTCTCGCCGATCCTCGGTACTGTCATGTACTTCTGGGGCGGAAGGCCGTTCTTGGCCGGCGGGCTGAGCGAGATGAAGGACCGCAACCCGGGCATGATGCTCCTCATCGCCCTGGCCATCACGGTCGCCTTCCTGTCCTCCTGGGGGTCCTCGCTGGGGATCCTCGATGCCGAACTCGACTTCTGGTGGGAACTGGCTCTGCTCGTCGTCATCATGCTGGCCGGGCACTGGCTGGAGATGCGATCTCTGGCGCAGACTTCGTCGGCACTCGACAGCCTGGCGGCGCTCCTGCCCGATGAGGCGGAGACGATCGTCGACGGAGAAGCTGTGATGGTCGACCCGGCCGACCTCAGCCTCGGCGACACTGTCGTGGTCCGTCCTGGTTCTGCGGTTCCTGCTGACGGTCGGGTCATAGACGGCTCGGCCAGCATGGACGAGTCCATGGTCACGGGCGAATCGACGACCGTCCGCCGCTCGGTGGGGGACACTGTCGTGGCAGGCACTGTCGCCACAGATTCCGGCCTGCGCCTCGAAATCACGGCCACGGGCGATGACACTGCACTCGCTGGCATTCAGAAGCTTGTCGCCGAGGCTCAGAACTCGACATCGCGGGCACAGCGCATCGCCGACAGGGCCTCCGCATGGCTGTTCTGGTTCGCCCTCGGTTCCGCCGTGATCACCGCGATCGTGTGGTCTCTGGTGGGGTTGCCGGATTCGGCGGTCGTGCGCACCATCACCGTCCTCGTCATCGCCTGTCCCCACGCCCTGGGCCTGGCCATCCCGCTCGTCGTGTCCATCGCCACCGAGAGAGCCGCCCGCGCGGGCGTCCTCATCAAGGACCGGCTGGCGCTGGAGACGATGCGCTCTGTTGACTCGGTGCTTTTCGATAAGACCGGCACCCTGACCAAGGGCGAACCGACAGTCACTGCGGTCGAAGTCACGACCACGAACTACACCGAGGATGAGACCCTTGCGCTCGCCGCAGCTGCTGAGGCCGATAGCGAGCACCCCCTGGCGCGAGCTATCGTCCGCGCCGCCCAGGGCCGTGGCCTCGACATCGCGCGGGGCCAGGGCTTCTCGTCCTCCCCGGCCGTCGGAGTCAAGGCCGAGGTCGACGGCGCCAAGGTGGCCGTGGGCGGGCCGAATCTGCTCAGCGAATATGACGTGGGCGAAGCTGCCATTGCTGAGCAGTGGAGCGAGGAAGGCGCCATCATCCTTCACGTCCTCGTCGACGGAGATGTCATCGGAGCGCTCAAGCTGGCAGACGAGATCCGTCCCGAGTCCAGTAGAGCAGTCGATGCGCTGCACCAGCGCGGGGTGCAGGTCGTCATGATCACCGGTGACGCCGAGGCGGTTGCGCAGACTGTGGCCTCAGAACTCGGCATCGACCGTGTCTTCGCCGGAGTCCATCCTGCTGACAAGGCTGCGAAGGTCGCCGAACTGCAGGGGGAGGGCCGAAAGGTCGCCATGGTCGGTGATGGAGTCAACGACGCGCCCGCATTGGCTGCCGCAGATGTCGGCATCGCCATCGGAGCTGGAACCGATGTGGCCATTGGTTCGGCGGGAGTGATCCTCGCCTCCGATGACCCGCGTTCCGTGCTCTCGGTCATCGAGCTCTCTCGAGCCACATACCGGAAGATGAAGCAGAACCTGTGGTGGGCGGCCGGCTACAACCTCATCTCCGTGCCGCTGGCCGCTGGTGTCCTAGCGCCTATCGGGTTCGTGCTGCCGATGAGTGTGGGCGCGATCCTTATGTCGATCTCGACGGTTGTGGTTGCGCTCAACGCCCAGCTGCTGCGCAGGCTGGACCTGCGACCGGAGGCATCTGCCTCAGCCGCGCGGTGA